The Cellulophaga sp. L1A9 genome window below encodes:
- a CDS encoding TonB-dependent receptor, which produces MTLLKNILIVLCFVTSSAAISQESKISGIVLDKNTSVPFANVLIAGSTQGTSSDENGNFTFNLKPGTYTLKISAIGYQPKNKTITVTENNSTSVKIELSAQSEQLEEMVVTGTLKAVRRSDSPVPVEVYSPTFLKQNPTASIFEALQNVNGVRPQINCNVCNTGDIHINGLEGPYTLVLIDGMPIVSGLSTVYGLSGIPNSLIEQIEIVKGPASSLYGSEAVGGLINIITKNTLQAPKLSIDGFATGWGEYNLDAGGKINIGEKTNVLLGINYFNFNSKIDNNGDNFTDLTLQDRISIFQKWNFQRDENRVLSLAGRFFYEDRWGGELQWTPEFRGGDEIYGESIYTRRFELLGKYQLPIKEKMMLSFSYTDHDQNSVYGDVAYLAKQRIGFSQLTWDFTKNKHDILLGTSVRYNYYDDNTTATSELDKNNPDEVVIPSVFAQNEIAFSKKQSLLLGLRYDYDERHGSILTPRAAYRWKITNNDILRLNAGTGFRVVNIFTEEHAALTGSRDVVIAEELDPEKSFNVNLNYLKKIYSSSGLFVGLDLSVFYTNFSNAIIPDYDTNPNQIIYDNLDGKSVAQGISGNVDMVFPNGIKVLLGATLQEVTATENGIKTPQILTEKFSGTWNISYEIAKIDLSIDYTGNIYGPMRLPLLGNLDPRSEYSPTWSIQNIQLTYKGIDKFEFYGGVKNLLNWTPNKGNPFIIARADDPFDKNVTFDPSGNAVATTDNPYALTFDPSYVYGPNQGIRGFFGLRYRID; this is translated from the coding sequence AAGCGTTCCATTTGCGAATGTTTTAATAGCTGGTTCTACTCAAGGAACCTCCTCTGACGAAAATGGAAATTTTACTTTTAACCTAAAGCCTGGCACCTACACCCTAAAGATTTCAGCTATTGGATATCAACCAAAAAATAAAACAATCACCGTAACAGAAAATAATAGCACAAGTGTGAAAATTGAACTTAGTGCACAATCAGAACAATTAGAAGAAATGGTAGTTACGGGAACCTTAAAAGCAGTGCGCAGATCTGATAGCCCTGTTCCCGTAGAAGTATACAGCCCTACTTTTTTAAAACAAAACCCTACCGCCAGCATTTTTGAAGCGTTACAAAACGTAAACGGAGTTCGGCCACAAATAAATTGTAATGTATGTAACACCGGTGATATCCATATTAACGGCCTCGAAGGTCCTTATACTTTAGTTTTAATTGACGGAATGCCTATTGTTAGTGGTTTAAGTACGGTTTATGGTTTATCTGGTATACCAAATTCACTTATTGAACAGATAGAAATTGTTAAAGGTCCTGCTTCTAGTTTATACGGAAGTGAAGCCGTTGGTGGTCTTATAAACATCATTACTAAAAATACTTTACAGGCACCAAAATTATCCATCGATGGTTTTGCTACAGGCTGGGGAGAATATAATTTAGATGCAGGTGGTAAAATTAACATCGGCGAAAAAACAAACGTTTTACTGGGCATTAACTACTTTAATTTTAACTCCAAGATTGATAATAATGGAGATAATTTTACAGATCTGACATTACAAGATAGAATTTCCATATTCCAAAAGTGGAATTTTCAACGGGATGAAAATCGGGTCTTATCACTTGCAGGAAGATTTTTCTATGAAGACAGATGGGGAGGAGAGTTACAATGGACTCCTGAATTTCGTGGCGGGGATGAAATATACGGCGAAAGCATTTATACCCGTAGGTTTGAGCTATTAGGAAAATACCAATTACCCATAAAGGAAAAGATGATGCTTTCATTTTCATATACAGATCATGATCAAAATTCTGTTTATGGTGATGTTGCTTATTTAGCCAAACAACGTATTGGTTTTTCTCAATTAACTTGGGACTTTACTAAAAACAAACACGATATTCTCCTAGGTACTTCGGTACGCTATAATTATTATGATGATAATACTACTGCCACTTCCGAACTAGATAAAAACAATCCTGATGAAGTAGTAATACCAAGTGTATTTGCCCAGAATGAAATTGCATTTTCGAAAAAACAATCACTTTTATTAGGGTTACGCTATGATTATGATGAGCGACATGGTTCTATTTTAACTCCTAGAGCAGCGTATCGTTGGAAAATAACAAATAATGACATCTTGCGCTTAAACGCCGGCACAGGGTTCCGTGTAGTAAATATATTTACAGAAGAACATGCCGCACTTACAGGGTCTAGAGATGTTGTCATTGCAGAAGAACTAGACCCTGAAAAATCTTTTAATGTAAACCTTAATTATTTAAAAAAAATATATAGCAGTAGTGGTTTATTTGTCGGTTTAGACTTATCTGTATTTTATACCAACTTTAGCAATGCCATCATCCCTGATTATGATACCAACCCTAATCAAATTATCTATGACAATCTAGACGGAAAATCTGTTGCTCAAGGTATTAGCGGAAATGTAGATATGGTTTTCCCAAATGGGATAAAGGTATTATTGGGCGCAACATTACAAGAGGTGACCGCTACTGAAAACGGAATTAAAACACCACAGATACTTACTGAAAAATTCTCTGGTACTTGGAATATATCCTACGAGATAGCCAAAATTGATTTAAGTATTGATTACACTGGAAATATTTATGGGCCTATGCGTTTACCACTTTTAGGCAATTTAGATCCTAGAAGTGAATACTCCCCAACATGGAGCATACAAAACATACAACTTACATATAAAGGAATTGATAAATTTGAATTCTATGGTGGAGTGAAAAATTTATTAAATTGGACACCTAACAAAGGAAATCCTTTTATTATAGCGCGAGCAGATGATCCTTTTGATAAAAATGTAACTTTTGACCCTAGCGGAAATGCCGTAGCAACAACAGACAACCCATATGCATTGACTTTTGACCCAAGCTATGTGTATGGACCCAATCAAGGTATTAGAGGATTTTTTGGACTACGTTATAGAATAGATTAA